In Neokomagataea tanensis, one genomic interval encodes:
- a CDS encoding aminotransferase class IV, translated as MTGYVWLNTALVPHSQGHIPHTDRGFLLADGLFETLRVTDGMLPHFTQHIHRMCEGCKILRIPLPDITALSDACTKVIHSNTLKHGSIRITLTRGSGPRGIAPPQHPIPTLLITAAASSPAQTTSISVCTSQYTRPPLSPLSSVKTLNYLPSILAKIDAQEKGFQDAILRSSDGKSLACGTSGTLIVAYKNKLLTPPLTTGALPGTTRARLLKKNICSEEIVTKNTLNYCDASWVVSSLSCLDINKINNTVKLNYNNSEITYFKEKIMSIYDNPEI; from the coding sequence ATGACCGGATATGTATGGCTAAACACAGCCCTTGTTCCGCATAGCCAAGGCCATATTCCGCATACCGATCGCGGCTTTTTGCTGGCTGACGGCCTCTTTGAGACATTGCGCGTCACCGACGGTATGCTGCCGCATTTTACGCAACACATTCACAGAATGTGCGAAGGCTGCAAAATATTACGCATCCCTCTGCCTGACATTACTGCGTTGAGCGACGCCTGCACAAAGGTGATCCACAGTAACACTCTTAAACACGGCTCTATCAGGATAACTTTAACCCGCGGTTCAGGCCCGCGCGGAATTGCCCCACCCCAACATCCCATTCCAACTTTGCTTATTACCGCCGCAGCATCTTCTCCAGCTCAAACAACAAGCATCTCGGTGTGTACAAGCCAATATACGCGCCCGCCCCTTTCCCCCCTGTCGTCCGTCAAAACGCTCAACTATCTGCCATCAATTCTCGCGAAGATCGACGCTCAGGAAAAAGGTTTCCAAGATGCCATTTTGCGCAGCTCTGACGGTAAGAGCCTCGCATGCGGCACATCCGGCACATTAATAGTGGCCTACAAAAACAAACTGCTCACCCCTCCCCTCACTACCGGGGCCCTACCAGGCACAACTAGGGCCCGGCTTCTGAAAAAAAACATATGCTCCGAAGAAATAGTTACCAAAAACACTCTTAATTACTGTGATGCTTCGTGGGTTGTGAGCAGTTTATCCTGCCTAGATATTAATAAAATTAATAATACTGTAAAACTTAATTATAATAATTCAGAAATAACATATTTTAAGGAAAAAATAATGTCGATTTATGATAACCCTGAAATCTGA
- the dusB gene encoding tRNA dihydrouridine synthase DusB produces MSEYQESALVDPPNRPLKAIDLGGGVVIDDPVILAPLSGVTDLPFRQLARELGAELVVSEMIASWAMIRENENTMRMARSAQGGVNAVQLAGCEPEAMAQAAKIAVDGGANLVDINFGCPVKKVAIGQMAGSALMRDETQAARLLEATVKAVDVPVTLKMRMGWDHSNLNAPRLAKIAEESGIKMVAVHGRTRQMFYNGEADWRFVKTVKDSVSLPVIVNGDVTTIRKAREALHQSGADGVMIGRGCYGRPWFIAQVARSLKTGQDIPDPDLATEKAIALKHYRMMLDHFGERPGLRLARKHVSWYSAGLPDSATFRSTINRVDNAPEAIRLLEDFYDRHLEAGINRDREKGPAACLPSDNEHAA; encoded by the coding sequence ATGTCTGAATATCAAGAATCTGCTCTCGTTGATCCACCAAACCGCCCACTGAAAGCCATTGATCTGGGCGGAGGTGTCGTCATAGATGACCCCGTGATCCTTGCTCCGCTCTCCGGGGTAACGGATTTACCATTCCGCCAACTGGCGCGTGAGTTGGGGGCAGAACTCGTCGTCTCTGAAATGATCGCTTCTTGGGCGATGATTAGAGAGAACGAAAATACGATGCGCATGGCCCGCTCTGCTCAAGGTGGCGTCAACGCGGTACAGTTAGCTGGCTGTGAACCCGAAGCCATGGCCCAAGCCGCGAAAATTGCAGTCGATGGCGGTGCCAACTTGGTCGATATCAATTTTGGCTGCCCGGTAAAAAAAGTTGCTATCGGCCAAATGGCCGGTTCAGCTCTCATGCGCGACGAAACACAAGCGGCTAGGTTGCTTGAGGCAACAGTCAAAGCCGTTGATGTTCCTGTCACACTCAAAATGCGCATGGGTTGGGACCACAGCAACCTGAACGCCCCGCGACTAGCCAAAATTGCGGAAGAGAGCGGAATCAAGATGGTCGCCGTACATGGCCGCACACGCCAGATGTTTTACAATGGTGAGGCCGACTGGCGGTTTGTTAAAACCGTCAAGGATTCCGTTTCCTTGCCGGTCATCGTGAACGGCGACGTCACAACCATCCGTAAGGCAAGAGAAGCCCTGCACCAATCTGGTGCTGACGGCGTTATGATTGGCCGAGGTTGCTACGGCCGTCCGTGGTTTATCGCTCAGGTCGCGAGATCACTAAAAACTGGCCAAGATATCCCAGACCCGGACTTAGCCACCGAAAAAGCAATAGCATTAAAACACTACCGCATGATGCTCGATCACTTTGGTGAACGTCCTGGCTTAAGGCTCGCCCGCAAACACGTGTCATGGTACTCTGCGGGCTTGCCAGATTCAGCAACCTTCCGCTCGACGATTAACCGCGTAGACAATGCTCCTGAGGCCATTCGCCTTCTGGAAGATTTTTACGATCGCCATCTTGAAGCGGGTATTAACCGTGACCGGGAAAAAGGCCCTGCGGCCTGCTTGCCATCTGACAATGAGCACGCCGCTTAG
- a CDS encoding diguanylate cyclase domain-containing protein, translating into MNKETEPTLDSLKSTQTALPPHAFEHAEAILHAIDQSAGVIILDNDRKVIFKNTKFDDIDRRLKNSENSPLISSLQKINIESKNYHKEISVRGLKNKTYWLDITCSQFTSPTKIDIFIIIDITPHKLTEEHLRSNKKMLQLALSVDNLTGIANRNAFSVHLKTILEKENKDKRFCIGIIDIDHFKKANDTLGHKAGDKLLKKISRILKGFQSNSIFVARVGGDEFAIIIDNDDYIVLSNILNDILHSLKFTFSFDGILHNSSASIGYTITTAHTKTNISDALHEPDMALYQAKEMGGNQIYLYDNQLSERYEQRLKLLSDILTSFKKEKFPTLYSPTFSTNGGDILLFSTSIDCYNSENIELKNDDTFKQQVDKYYIENTYKEIRKTINNNGKLYFSLKINNSKDIDKYSINHIDRIIHEYNLKSAIEIDHENSNYILNFVDDTCMSLPHTRDLQCKYIKIGGDLIKYLPDTPTNKIIVESIINVAHSVGKKVIATDVASKECDLILRQLGCDYVEGAFYSPNLTLTEVYALVAQTSSSHD; encoded by the coding sequence ATGAATAAAGAGACTGAACCAACTTTGGACTCTCTAAAATCAACGCAGACTGCACTCCCACCCCATGCGTTTGAGCATGCAGAGGCGATACTACATGCTATCGATCAATCTGCAGGCGTTATAATTCTTGATAACGATCGCAAGGTTATTTTTAAAAACACCAAGTTTGATGACATTGATCGTCGCTTAAAAAACTCTGAAAATAGTCCACTTATCTCTTCACTTCAGAAAATAAATATTGAATCAAAAAATTACCATAAAGAAATAAGTGTACGCGGACTAAAGAATAAAACTTACTGGCTCGATATTACATGCTCACAATTTACATCCCCTACAAAAATAGATATTTTTATTATTATTGACATAACACCCCATAAACTCACTGAAGAGCATTTAAGATCTAATAAGAAAATGCTTCAACTGGCGCTAAGTGTTGATAATTTAACAGGCATAGCAAACCGGAACGCTTTTTCCGTACACTTGAAAACCATTCTTGAAAAAGAAAACAAAGATAAAAGATTTTGCATTGGCATAATCGATATAGACCACTTTAAAAAAGCAAATGATACGCTCGGACACAAAGCAGGTGACAAACTCCTAAAAAAAATATCTCGGATACTAAAAGGGTTCCAAAGCAATAGTATTTTTGTTGCTCGCGTGGGGGGCGATGAATTTGCGATAATCATCGATAATGACGACTATATTGTTTTAAGTAATATATTGAACGACATTCTACATTCTTTAAAATTCACATTTTCATTTGATGGAATACTACACAATTCCTCTGCGAGCATTGGGTATACAATTACCACAGCGCATACCAAGACCAATATTTCAGATGCTCTACATGAGCCTGACATGGCCCTATATCAGGCGAAAGAAATGGGGGGAAATCAAATTTACCTCTACGACAACCAACTTTCCGAACGTTATGAACAACGCCTTAAGCTGCTATCCGATATATTAACATCTTTTAAAAAAGAAAAATTTCCTACGCTTTATTCCCCTACTTTTAGTACAAACGGGGGAGATATATTATTGTTTTCCACTTCAATCGATTGCTACAATAGCGAAAATATAGAATTGAAAAATGACGATACATTCAAACAGCAAGTAGATAAATACTATATTGAAAATACATATAAAGAAATACGCAAAACCATAAACAATAATGGCAAGTTATATTTTTCATTAAAAATTAATAATTCCAAAGATATAGATAAATACTCAATCAACCATATAGATAGGATAATACATGAATATAACTTAAAAAGTGCGATTGAAATTGATCATGAAAATTCCAATTATATATTAAATTTCGTTGATGATACCTGCATGTCACTCCCTCACACCCGTGATTTGCAATGCAAATACATAAAAATTGGTGGGGATTTAATAAAATATTTGCCTGACACCCCTACGAACAAGATTATTGTCGAAAGCATAATCAACGTCGCTCATTCGGTAGGAAAAAAAGTTATCGCAACAGACGTGGCTTCCAAGGAATGCGACCTGATTTTGCGCCAACTCGGCTGCGACTATGTCGAGGGAGCCTTTTATTCGCCCAATTTGACCCTCACGGAGGTTTACGCACTCGTTGCCCAAACTTCATCTAGCCACGACTAA
- a CDS encoding DUF2252 domain-containing protein: protein MSETTTQKDNQPSLKKRTDSHNKGTHLRKRTPRSAQAEWRPHEDRRSAVEILAEQGQNRIAELVPVRYERMRVSPFTFLRGAAAVMAADLANTPFSGPRVQSCGDCHLANFGSYASPEGVPVFDINDFDETLEAPFEWDVKRLGASFILAGDENGLSPKASRALSESMALSYAQHMAYLANKSPLEVWADRVDFRDAIAHFEDKKVRARAEKLLSQRLTAAKGHFGLILGAETAPKLKEKPPLVMHIPGREDIIRKAFDRYLKSQPPERAILLRRYALKDVMFKVVGVGSVGTFCAIGLFATPDGEYLLLQIKEAQTSVMAPFAGASPFKNQGERVVTGQRMMQAVSDVFLGWTHTKADPTAEAPDLSGSGRQFYVRRLKDGRLADIGADVAQEGLADYAKLCGRTLARAHARSGDVSQISGYLGKGKAFADAIASFSDAYAAQTRTDWELFTAALDRGALTPPTEDEPSANNQQGN from the coding sequence ATGTCTGAGACAACCACCCAGAAAGACAACCAGCCATCACTCAAAAAGCGTACCGATAGCCACAATAAAGGTACCCACCTCCGCAAGCGCACCCCGCGCTCCGCACAAGCAGAGTGGCGCCCGCACGAAGACCGCCGCTCTGCTGTAGAAATTTTGGCTGAACAAGGCCAAAACCGCATCGCTGAACTCGTCCCCGTGCGTTATGAACGCATGCGGGTTTCACCGTTTACATTCCTACGCGGCGCGGCTGCGGTTATGGCCGCCGACCTTGCCAATACGCCCTTCTCCGGCCCACGCGTTCAGTCGTGCGGCGACTGCCACCTTGCAAATTTTGGCAGTTACGCCTCCCCTGAAGGTGTGCCTGTTTTCGATATCAATGACTTCGACGAGACTCTCGAAGCCCCATTCGAATGGGACGTAAAACGTCTTGGCGCATCCTTCATTCTTGCGGGAGATGAAAATGGCCTCTCCCCAAAGGCATCACGCGCACTCTCGGAAAGCATGGCCCTGAGCTATGCCCAACATATGGCTTACTTGGCCAATAAAAGCCCTCTCGAAGTTTGGGCAGATCGCGTAGATTTCCGAGATGCCATTGCGCATTTTGAAGATAAAAAAGTCCGGGCCCGCGCCGAAAAACTCCTCTCGCAACGTTTAACCGCTGCCAAAGGCCATTTTGGTCTCATTCTCGGGGCCGAAACTGCCCCCAAACTAAAGGAAAAACCACCTCTCGTTATGCATATTCCCGGCCGGGAAGACATTATACGCAAAGCCTTTGATCGTTACCTCAAATCCCAACCACCGGAGCGCGCCATTCTCTTGCGCCGCTATGCGCTCAAAGATGTCATGTTCAAAGTGGTTGGCGTTGGCAGCGTGGGCACATTCTGCGCTATAGGTCTGTTTGCAACACCCGACGGCGAGTACCTTCTTCTCCAGATCAAAGAAGCGCAAACGTCAGTTATGGCCCCCTTCGCAGGCGCTTCACCCTTCAAAAACCAAGGTGAGCGCGTTGTAACAGGCCAGCGCATGATGCAAGCCGTAAGCGACGTATTCTTGGGCTGGACGCACACTAAAGCAGACCCAACCGCAGAAGCACCAGACCTATCGGGCAGTGGCCGCCAGTTCTATGTTCGCCGTTTGAAAGACGGCCGTCTTGCAGATATCGGTGCCGATGTCGCTCAGGAAGGACTGGCCGACTATGCCAAGCTTTGTGGACGTACACTCGCTCGTGCACATGCCCGTTCGGGAGATGTAAGCCAAATTTCAGGCTATCTTGGCAAAGGCAAAGCCTTCGCAGACGCTATCGCCTCTTTCTCGGATGCCTACGCCGCACAAACCCGCACTGATTGGGAGCTCTTCACAGCAGCCCTCGACAGAGGGGCACTAACACCCCCCACTGAGGACGAACCTAGCGCGAATAATCAACAAGGGAATTAA
- a CDS encoding aldo/keto reductase, translating into MQYRQLGRSGLRVSAFNFGSVTFGGAGGFASTGDIDVQEAARMLDICIERGVNMFDTADAYSGGVAEEILGQALKGRSREVLVTSKVRFPTGEGPNEQGLSRHHILNACEESLRRLGRDHIDLYYLHEWDGLTPVEETLEALHTLREQGKIRYAGISNFSGWHAMKILSAAERERLVAPVSQQIYYSLEARDAEFELLPLALDQGLGVQVWSPLACGLLSGKFRRDRAAPEDTRRVEGWSEPEVRNGEKLYDTIEVLVRVAEEHGVSAARVALAWLLGRPGVTSVVLGARKESQLLDNLAAVELLLTDEQIDALERVSTPELIYPYWHQQRAAYERLSPADLVLHEPARRAREALEKTK; encoded by the coding sequence ATGCAATATCGTCAGCTCGGACGTTCGGGGTTGCGGGTATCCGCATTTAACTTTGGTTCCGTAACCTTTGGAGGCGCCGGCGGCTTTGCCTCTACCGGTGACATAGACGTCCAAGAAGCAGCGCGGATGCTCGATATATGTATTGAGCGCGGCGTGAACATGTTTGACACGGCAGATGCTTACTCTGGCGGGGTAGCCGAAGAGATACTGGGGCAGGCTTTAAAAGGCCGAAGCCGGGAAGTGTTGGTGACCAGCAAGGTTCGCTTCCCGACAGGGGAGGGGCCTAATGAGCAGGGTCTCTCACGGCATCACATCTTAAATGCGTGTGAAGAGAGTTTGAGGCGATTGGGGCGGGATCATATTGATCTTTACTACCTACATGAATGGGACGGCCTGACGCCGGTGGAAGAAACGTTGGAGGCGCTTCATACACTGAGGGAGCAGGGGAAAATTCGCTACGCTGGAATTTCAAATTTTTCTGGCTGGCATGCGATGAAAATTCTCTCGGCCGCTGAGCGTGAGCGGTTGGTCGCCCCTGTTAGCCAGCAGATCTACTACTCGTTGGAAGCACGTGACGCGGAGTTTGAACTTCTGCCACTGGCGCTTGACCAAGGTTTAGGGGTGCAGGTGTGGAGTCCGCTGGCATGCGGACTTTTGTCAGGTAAATTCCGCCGTGATCGGGCTGCACCAGAGGATACGCGGCGGGTTGAAGGCTGGAGTGAGCCGGAGGTGCGCAATGGTGAAAAACTCTATGACACAATTGAAGTTTTGGTGCGTGTTGCAGAAGAGCATGGTGTTTCTGCTGCGCGTGTCGCTTTAGCGTGGCTTTTGGGGCGACCCGGCGTGACCTCCGTCGTGCTTGGTGCGCGGAAAGAGAGTCAGCTTTTGGATAATTTGGCCGCAGTCGAGTTACTTTTGACCGATGAACAAATTGACGCATTGGAGCGCGTGAGTACGCCTGAGTTAATTTATCCTTATTGGCACCAGCAGCGTGCAGCATATGAGCGTTTATCACCTGCAGATTTAGTTTTGCATGAACCTGCGCGGCGCGCACGTGAGGCTCTTGAAAAGACAAAGTGA
- a CDS encoding anthranilate synthase component I family protein: protein MLDSGGDPKDNRARWAWLCLKPRHTFIVNEHGLLVDNQLHEQDFWLTAQQIQGRSTVEEQNLQAHTGLPFTGGLIGVASYSAGLQLEGVPSRHSSKSPQIIAADYTNVIAYDRQSQRCWWISQNGDQPPNIPATPPQPVAPKLTFSTDFSQEEWIETVQKVRQHIEAGDIFQANLTTRYIAELPVDFDELGAYMHLRALSPAPFGAYFKTPLLSLLSASVERFLALSSDGIVETRPIKGTAPAINDLEIQAAKLRRDTKENAENLMITDLMRHDLGRICALGSITVPELCSVERFAHVLHLVSCVTGQLPQESNAMELLRATLPPGSVTGAPKHKALQIIDALERSNRGTYCGTLFRIGRDGAMDSSVIIRSAERCGAHLSIGAGGGITWPSDPQKEYAETALKAAALLKAFGE from the coding sequence ATGCTTGATAGTGGCGGAGATCCAAAGGACAACCGTGCCCGCTGGGCATGGTTGTGCCTCAAACCACGCCACACCTTTATCGTGAATGAGCATGGCCTACTCGTAGACAATCAGCTCCACGAGCAGGACTTCTGGCTTACGGCTCAACAGATACAAGGCCGCTCCACGGTTGAGGAGCAAAACCTACAGGCACATACGGGCCTACCCTTTACCGGCGGTTTAATAGGGGTTGCGTCATACAGTGCTGGTTTGCAGTTAGAGGGCGTTCCAAGCAGACATTCTTCGAAAAGCCCTCAGATCATTGCCGCAGACTACACGAATGTGATTGCCTATGACCGTCAATCACAGCGCTGCTGGTGGATCAGTCAGAACGGTGACCAACCGCCCAATATTCCTGCAACGCCCCCCCAACCCGTCGCGCCAAAGCTCACTTTCTCTACAGACTTCTCACAGGAAGAATGGATCGAAACTGTTCAAAAAGTTCGACAACACATTGAAGCTGGCGATATTTTTCAAGCCAACCTAACCACGCGCTACATAGCTGAGCTTCCTGTAGATTTTGACGAACTCGGCGCTTACATGCATTTGCGTGCCCTCTCCCCTGCCCCTTTTGGTGCTTATTTTAAGACGCCACTTCTGTCCCTTCTAAGCGCCTCAGTAGAACGCTTTCTTGCGCTTTCATCAGACGGAATTGTTGAAACACGCCCCATCAAAGGCACAGCGCCCGCAATCAATGATTTAGAAATTCAAGCTGCAAAACTACGCCGTGACACCAAAGAAAACGCTGAAAATCTAATGATTACCGATTTGATGCGGCACGACCTTGGGCGCATATGCGCGTTAGGCTCTATAACCGTACCCGAACTCTGTTCCGTTGAGCGCTTTGCTCACGTTCTACATCTCGTCTCTTGCGTCACTGGACAATTACCCCAAGAAAGCAACGCAATGGAACTATTGCGCGCGACCCTTCCACCGGGCTCAGTTACCGGCGCTCCAAAACACAAAGCACTCCAGATTATAGATGCACTTGAACGTTCCAACCGTGGGACATATTGCGGCACTTTATTTCGTATTGGCCGTGACGGCGCCATGGATAGTTCTGTAATTATCCGTAGCGCTGAACGCTGCGGTGCTCACCTTTCCATCGGCGCAGGCGGTGGCATTACTTGGCCTTCGGACCCCCAGAAAGAATACGCTGAAACCGCTTTAAAGGCAGCCGCTCTCCTAAAGGCGTTTGGCGAATGA
- a CDS encoding DUF885 domain-containing protein — protein MKKNILSFRRALLFGVAFTCTAFANVQAAPLPTDPGAALGILEKTHFDAEWAASPVGSTALGIHNADGGLDDISVKAIDAQTSRLHQEEIALSALDVSSLPQRRQDDRDILLSSIREELVSNERVQGYRHNPDTYISLATEALYSLIERDFAPASERMKDAISRELLIPNMLATGQHQLTTVPAIFLEISKEDLDGAISFVKDTIPAAFASVKDPTLQAQLRASTTETLKALRAFKTTLDHTKPQGSFALGAETFRAMLNADMVDVPMERIIAAGQAQLAKDQADFDAVSRSIDPANPQNALEKNRKDHVAADGLITLIRDQLKDAQSFVLDHKLITLPSKSLPLVTETPSFQRSLLTAATEWPGAFETKATTSFYYITPVDSKWSAKQVQTFLEDSNTPTILNITVHEAMPGHFVQGLYLRANPEWSLTRKGSQSYATTEGWAHYTEQMMVEQGFHNQDQHLHLAQLQDALLRDCRLLASFGMHTQGMSLKQATDLMVHSCHQSPMMGYKEARRGTADPGYYSYLLGKLMILHLREDLKNEQGTNFSLRSFHDALLGSGLVPVKIIRRELSGKDAPLL, from the coding sequence ATGAAAAAAAATATCCTCTCTTTCCGCCGTGCGCTTCTCTTTGGGGTAGCGTTCACCTGTACAGCTTTTGCGAATGTTCAAGCTGCCCCACTCCCAACGGACCCGGGCGCGGCCTTGGGCATTTTAGAAAAAACACATTTCGATGCTGAGTGGGCCGCAAGCCCTGTTGGCTCAACAGCCTTAGGCATTCATAATGCTGACGGCGGGTTGGACGACATATCCGTTAAGGCGATCGACGCTCAGACAAGCCGCCTTCATCAAGAAGAAATTGCGCTCAGCGCTCTCGATGTGTCATCTTTGCCGCAAAGACGCCAAGATGATCGCGACATTCTCTTGTCCAGCATCCGAGAAGAATTGGTCAGCAATGAGCGTGTTCAAGGATACCGCCACAACCCTGACACCTACATCTCACTGGCAACTGAGGCACTTTATAGCCTGATCGAACGTGATTTTGCTCCTGCTTCCGAACGGATGAAAGACGCAATCTCACGCGAGCTGCTCATTCCCAACATGCTCGCCACGGGGCAGCACCAGTTGACCACCGTTCCTGCAATCTTTCTTGAAATCTCTAAAGAAGACCTCGACGGCGCTATCAGCTTCGTAAAAGACACCATCCCCGCAGCATTCGCCTCGGTAAAAGATCCTACACTTCAGGCACAACTTCGCGCCTCAACCACCGAGACACTCAAAGCGCTGCGTGCGTTCAAAACGACCCTAGACCACACAAAACCCCAAGGCAGCTTTGCTCTAGGCGCAGAAACTTTCCGCGCTATGCTTAATGCGGACATGGTCGATGTCCCAATGGAACGCATTATTGCAGCGGGTCAGGCTCAACTCGCCAAAGATCAAGCCGATTTTGATGCTGTTTCGCGCAGCATAGACCCTGCCAACCCACAAAATGCTCTGGAAAAGAACCGTAAAGACCATGTCGCTGCAGACGGTTTGATCACACTCATCCGTGACCAGCTTAAAGATGCACAGAGTTTTGTCCTTGACCATAAACTCATCACGCTGCCCTCGAAAAGCCTGCCTCTAGTAACCGAAACACCAAGCTTCCAGCGTTCGCTTCTCACCGCGGCAACGGAATGGCCGGGTGCCTTTGAGACCAAAGCAACTACTTCTTTCTATTATATTACGCCTGTAGACTCTAAATGGAGCGCCAAACAGGTCCAAACCTTTCTCGAAGACTCCAACACCCCAACTATTTTGAACATCACCGTTCACGAGGCAATGCCGGGTCACTTCGTCCAAGGTTTGTACTTGCGCGCCAACCCGGAATGGAGCCTCACACGCAAGGGCTCTCAATCCTACGCCACAACGGAAGGCTGGGCACATTACACCGAGCAAATGATGGTTGAACAAGGATTCCATAACCAAGACCAGCATTTACACCTCGCTCAATTGCAAGATGCCCTGCTGCGCGACTGCCGCCTCTTGGCCTCTTTTGGCATGCACACGCAGGGTATGAGCCTAAAGCAAGCCACCGATCTGATGGTACACTCTTGCCACCAGTCCCCCATGATGGGGTATAAGGAGGCACGTCGCGGAACAGCCGATCCGGGCTACTATTCATACCTCTTGGGTAAGTTGATGATTCTGCACCTCCGCGAAGATCTCAAAAACGAACAAGGCACTAACTTCTCCCTGCGTAGCTTCCACGATGCTCTGCTCGGTTCTGGGTTAGTACCCGTTAAGATTATTCGCCGTGAACTCAGCGGCAAGGATGCGCCCCTCCTCTGA